One region of Nitrospira sp. genomic DNA includes:
- a CDS encoding PCP reductase family protein, producing MHTEGVEERLSADGQPTWFVRTECRPCRWMVGIDVPAGQSDGLVDRLMWSDDATHRLDRVQPYAAPALRELVEGFAKTRRQRVITYDLIDQAQTGDVVAWDPDAEQRLANVPAPVRAMARVELERTAVDRGVSVVTVALMEEVKARYFGMAAQKH from the coding sequence ATGCATACTGAGGGGGTGGAAGAGCGCCTCTCGGCGGATGGTCAGCCGACCTGGTTTGTCAGGACGGAATGCCGGCCTTGTCGCTGGATGGTCGGTATTGATGTGCCTGCCGGACAGAGTGACGGGCTCGTCGATCGGTTGATGTGGTCGGATGACGCGACGCATCGCCTAGATCGTGTGCAGCCCTATGCGGCGCCTGCCTTGCGTGAGCTAGTAGAGGGATTTGCCAAGACCAGGCGGCAGCGTGTGATCACCTACGATCTGATCGACCAAGCGCAAACCGGCGATGTCGTGGCTTGGGATCCCGACGCCGAGCAGCGGTTGGCCAATGTGCCGGCGCCCGTTCGCGCCATGGCACGAGTCGAATTGGAGCGGACGGCCGTGGATCGTGGCGTGTCTGTCGTCACGGTCGCGCTGATGGAAGAAGTGAAGGCGCGATACTTCGGCATGGCCGCCCAGAAACACTAG
- a CDS encoding DUF420 domain-containing protein yields the protein MFDFLRQPGFFGTHATMGADLSQLMATLFTALFILGWVQGKQHRGHQHHWLMLGGMITMVGFFTAYYLFRQLGVLAFEGKEGFGGSQALYDYVFIPVLTVHIILVIIGLVMAVYMIVLGFRSQQFTGNTRVLRESLLQTSWKKVGLIFGALLAVVAVLFGTRVMSAGFSMRKLEVYIGFLVLVAIVFAVEMGIQRIWPDGGQRHRALGRFTMIVYCILFLTGTFTYAMLYILYPGKIG from the coding sequence ATGTTTGATTTCCTTCGACAGCCGGGGTTCTTCGGGACCCATGCCACCATGGGGGCGGATCTCAGCCAGTTGATGGCGACCCTGTTCACCGCCCTGTTCATTCTTGGGTGGGTGCAAGGCAAACAGCATCGCGGCCACCAGCATCACTGGTTGATGCTCGGTGGGATGATCACGATGGTGGGGTTTTTCACCGCCTATTATCTCTTTCGACAATTGGGCGTGTTGGCGTTTGAAGGGAAGGAAGGCTTCGGCGGATCGCAAGCCTTGTACGACTATGTGTTTATCCCTGTGCTGACGGTGCATATCATTCTCGTCATTATTGGCCTTGTCATGGCGGTCTACATGATTGTGCTGGGGTTTCGATCTCAGCAATTCACCGGCAACACTCGTGTGCTGCGGGAGTCGCTGTTGCAGACCTCGTGGAAGAAGGTCGGGTTGATCTTCGGGGCTCTCCTGGCGGTGGTGGCCGTTCTTTTCGGGACGCGAGTGATGTCAGCCGGGTTTTCCATGCGTAAACTGGAGGTCTACATCGGGTTTCTCGTCCTCGTGGCCATCGTGTTTGCGGTTGAAATGGGCATTCAGCGTATCTGGCCGGATGGCGGTCAGCGACATCGCGCGCTGGGCCGCTTCACCATGATCGTCTACTGTATTTTGTTTCTCACGGGAACCTTCACCTACGCCATGTTGTATATCCTCTATCCAGGAAAAATCGGGTAG
- a CDS encoding methyltransferase → MPRELSLAEVFQLGYYWETKILLTAVKLDVFSVLDGHGRSAADAAQKLDADPRALELLLNALVAIRLLTKTGALYANTSVATTHLVKHGPQYVGHLLLLHDAEWGNWGKLEEAIKTGRSPVTQHVFETDPALGANVLSVLHRIGQQSGPDLAKRLALGQAKTMLDLGGGAGTNAIAFCQVYPSLSATVFDLATTLPLTERTVKDAGLEGRIALKSGDFNRDALGGSYDVVLMSDILHYQDLATNAALVKKIHSHLNPGGRLIIKDRFLDASGTSPAWTAAFAVHILVNTEQGACYRTTEAMQWMHDGGYVSIEELERTAVVQGVRPSAG, encoded by the coding sequence GTGCCTCGCGAATTGTCTCTCGCCGAAGTCTTCCAGTTGGGCTACTACTGGGAGACGAAAATTCTTTTGACTGCCGTGAAGTTAGATGTGTTTTCCGTACTGGACGGTCATGGTCGTTCTGCTGCAGACGCTGCGCAAAAACTCGATGCGGATCCTCGTGCGCTTGAGTTGCTCCTCAATGCGTTGGTGGCCATCCGACTGCTGACGAAAACCGGAGCCCTGTATGCCAATACGTCGGTAGCCACGACCCATCTCGTCAAGCATGGGCCGCAATATGTCGGTCATTTGCTCCTGCTTCATGATGCCGAATGGGGGAACTGGGGCAAGTTGGAAGAAGCCATCAAGACCGGCCGGTCACCTGTGACCCAGCATGTATTTGAGACAGATCCGGCACTCGGGGCAAATGTCCTGTCTGTCTTGCATCGGATCGGCCAACAAAGCGGGCCGGATCTGGCGAAGCGCCTCGCGTTGGGGCAGGCGAAGACCATGCTGGATCTCGGTGGGGGCGCGGGCACCAATGCCATCGCCTTTTGCCAGGTCTATCCGAGTCTCTCCGCGACGGTCTTCGATCTCGCCACCACGCTCCCTCTGACTGAGCGGACGGTTAAGGACGCAGGACTTGAGGGGAGAATCGCCCTGAAGTCCGGTGACTTTAATCGCGATGCGCTTGGCGGGTCTTATGATGTGGTGCTGATGTCGGACATTCTCCACTATCAGGATCTTGCGACCAATGCCGCGCTGGTGAAAAAAATTCATAGCCACCTCAATCCCGGTGGACGCTTGATCATCAAGGACCGGTTCCTCGATGCGTCTGGCACGAGCCCGGCCTGGACCGCTGCCTTTGCCGTCCATATTCTCGTCAATACAGAACAAGGCGCCTGCTATCGGACCACCGAGGCCATGCAGTGGATGCACGACGGGGGATATGTGTCGATCGAGGAGCTTGAGCGGACAGCCGTGGTGCAAGGTGTCAGGCCGAGTGCCGGTTAA
- a CDS encoding carboxypeptidase regulatory-like domain-containing protein, with protein MKKGAMKVVFGVAAAAFLAAPLTSFAGGTIAGKVTYPGKAEQKEFSFAKFPNPKFCPKNPNKSLMDGDKRFFKTIEVGKDGGLKGAVVAVVDIEDQAFQDGFKGTDVVAEFCEFLPFSGVVVNNKNFRAENKDADPDDPKSTAGVLHNPHSFTVKGSTSATGFNIGLAKKGDKLEKPVTFRGGAEKAGYYRLQCDQHEFMQSFFLPVWNPYHAVVKDDGSFEIPGVPAGKHKVVVWHPFVGKGKLNEFEIEVAEGGTANLKAEIK; from the coding sequence ATGAAGAAGGGTGCGATGAAAGTAGTGTTCGGCGTTGCGGCCGCAGCATTTTTGGCTGCGCCCCTCACCTCATTTGCCGGAGGCACGATCGCCGGGAAAGTGACCTATCCTGGGAAGGCCGAGCAGAAGGAATTTTCCTTCGCGAAGTTCCCGAACCCGAAGTTTTGCCCGAAGAATCCGAACAAGAGCCTTATGGATGGCGATAAGCGGTTCTTCAAGACCATCGAAGTGGGCAAGGATGGTGGCTTGAAGGGTGCGGTGGTGGCCGTGGTCGACATCGAAGATCAGGCTTTTCAGGATGGGTTCAAGGGTACGGATGTCGTGGCGGAATTCTGCGAATTCTTGCCGTTCAGCGGCGTCGTGGTGAACAACAAGAATTTCCGTGCCGAGAACAAGGATGCCGATCCTGATGATCCCAAGTCCACCGCGGGCGTGTTGCACAACCCGCACAGCTTCACGGTGAAGGGCTCCACCTCGGCGACCGGTTTCAACATCGGTCTGGCCAAGAAGGGTGACAAGTTGGAGAAGCCGGTGACGTTCCGTGGCGGCGCCGAAAAGGCTGGCTACTATCGTCTGCAGTGCGACCAGCACGAGTTCATGCAGTCATTCTTCCTCCCGGTGTGGAATCCGTACCACGCAGTGGTGAAGGATGACGGCTCATTCGAGATCCCTGGCGTGCCTGCCGGTAAGCACAAGGTGGTGGTTTGGCACCCGTTCGTCGGCAAGGGCAAGCTCAACGAGTTTGAGATTGAAGTGGCCGAGGGCGGAACGGCGAACTTGAAGGCCGAAATCAAGTAG
- a CDS encoding HEAT repeat domain-containing protein, which produces MGRHREHHWEAGRGRCLALTLLSLSLVGGWAETSVASSAKDVQTAFDKKQYQEVLDLIEQVTKEKGPQPELRRVKVRSLIYLGKPKDALVEYERLEQDGKQEDRPLLREVALGFVYVLLKDMREQMRGAAYTALKDVDSPDTVPALEDGLSDGSGLVRALAAEALGKLDAGRKSPRLRNALEDQAGLVKATVLKALGKSGDRSVVPLLEKALKDEQPAVRLAAAGALYHSGQTAMWDVVQKAASAPNPEERATALRMVGELKDARGLPILLEAMTNTQPSVRGAAASALGDLGKVQGIPALEQALEDKIPAVKTSAAISLGELGVKDSLVALRKALADRNPVVKAAVVSALLRVDEPFETIVEELYELAQNNDPGTRSAAGKAVGRAHGANTRAAVEFLGGLLKDPIPRPRIAAARALGQIGGAEVLPMLKAALHDEDDAVRATVGGAIVRIMGRTKPMANHAKS; this is translated from the coding sequence ATGGGACGGCATCGGGAACATCATTGGGAAGCAGGCCGCGGGCGTTGCCTGGCCCTCACACTCTTGTCTCTGTCGCTGGTAGGGGGCTGGGCGGAGACATCTGTCGCGAGTTCGGCGAAGGATGTGCAGACGGCGTTTGACAAGAAGCAGTATCAGGAAGTGCTGGACCTCATCGAACAAGTCACCAAGGAGAAGGGCCCTCAACCCGAGCTTCGACGTGTGAAGGTCCGATCATTGATCTATCTCGGAAAGCCGAAGGATGCCTTGGTCGAATATGAGCGGCTTGAACAGGACGGAAAGCAAGAGGATCGGCCGCTGTTGCGAGAGGTGGCGCTCGGCTTTGTCTACGTGCTGCTGAAGGATATGCGCGAGCAGATGCGCGGGGCGGCGTACACGGCGTTGAAAGATGTGGACTCTCCGGATACCGTTCCCGCGTTGGAGGACGGGTTGAGCGATGGGTCCGGCTTGGTGCGCGCCTTGGCGGCGGAGGCACTGGGTAAACTCGATGCCGGACGGAAGTCGCCGAGATTGCGAAATGCGCTGGAGGATCAGGCCGGCCTGGTGAAGGCCACAGTGCTCAAGGCATTGGGGAAAAGCGGGGACCGCTCCGTGGTTCCGCTTCTGGAGAAGGCGCTGAAGGACGAGCAGCCGGCGGTACGGTTGGCTGCGGCCGGAGCCCTCTATCATAGCGGCCAAACCGCAATGTGGGACGTCGTCCAGAAGGCGGCCTCGGCGCCCAATCCGGAGGAGCGGGCTACGGCGCTGCGGATGGTGGGGGAATTGAAGGATGCGAGGGGCCTGCCCATTCTTCTCGAGGCCATGACGAACACGCAGCCTTCAGTGCGGGGAGCTGCGGCGTCAGCCTTGGGGGACCTTGGTAAGGTGCAAGGAATTCCGGCCCTAGAACAAGCCCTCGAGGACAAGATTCCCGCCGTCAAGACCTCGGCAGCCATTAGTTTGGGCGAACTGGGGGTGAAGGATTCATTGGTGGCGTTGAGAAAGGCCCTGGCCGATCGCAATCCTGTTGTGAAGGCCGCGGTAGTATCGGCGCTCTTGCGAGTGGATGAGCCCTTCGAAACCATTGTTGAAGAACTCTACGAGCTTGCACAGAATAACGATCCGGGGACGCGGTCGGCTGCCGGGAAGGCTGTGGGACGGGCTCACGGCGCCAATACCAGAGCGGCGGTGGAATTTCTCGGCGGGTTACTGAAAGATCCGATTCCACGTCCGCGCATTGCCGCGGCGCGAGCGCTCGGGCAAATCGGAGGGGCCGAGGTCTTGCCCATGTTGAAAGCCGCGTTGCATGACGAAGATGATGCGGTGCGAGCCACGGTCGGCGGAGCGATCGTCAGAATTATGGGGCGTACGAAGCCAATGGCCAATCATGCGAAATCCTAG
- a CDS encoding carboxypeptidase regulatory-like domain-containing protein, whose protein sequence is MVNRAQKIHFFAVAVLMWVGLAGSPVGAYEVIDVQNGGTLDGTVTLAGAIPEPKGFNLITFPDPTYCGRISNGKGWRLLRDFIVAPEGGLKNAIVTLEGVESGKAFDMSVPLIEARDCMFQPWITIVRNGHAVEVVNMDPVMHDIQGYETSPEAGARVLFNTPLILNHQHQRGNMRAIHNHAPGKSLVGPIYLNKGRRTFYMQCGFHAYMESWAMAVNNPYYAVTDEQGAFRIENIPPGTYQMVVWHPQSGPGVSRSITIGPDGTTTERVALPAPKGNRTAYKVMDNPRFGLESLGHPVEIEPLVEHQH, encoded by the coding sequence ATGGTGAATCGAGCTCAGAAGATTCATTTCTTCGCAGTGGCGGTGCTGATGTGGGTGGGCCTAGCGGGGTCGCCGGTCGGGGCCTATGAGGTCATCGATGTGCAGAACGGCGGCACATTGGATGGCACCGTGACCTTGGCTGGAGCCATCCCGGAGCCCAAAGGATTCAATCTCATCACCTTTCCAGACCCAACGTATTGCGGGCGGATTTCAAACGGCAAGGGGTGGCGCCTGCTGCGAGATTTTATCGTGGCCCCGGAAGGGGGACTGAAGAACGCGATTGTCACGCTGGAAGGCGTCGAGTCGGGGAAAGCCTTCGACATGTCCGTGCCGTTGATCGAAGCGCGCGATTGCATGTTCCAGCCTTGGATCACGATCGTGCGGAATGGGCATGCGGTGGAAGTCGTGAATATGGACCCCGTGATGCATGACATTCAGGGGTATGAAACCTCACCAGAGGCGGGAGCACGGGTGCTGTTCAATACCCCGCTGATTTTGAACCACCAACATCAACGCGGCAACATGCGCGCCATCCATAATCATGCGCCGGGGAAGTCCCTGGTCGGTCCTATCTATTTGAATAAGGGGCGCCGGACGTTCTACATGCAATGTGGCTTCCATGCCTATATGGAAAGCTGGGCGATGGCTGTCAACAATCCCTACTATGCCGTGACGGACGAGCAAGGCGCGTTCCGGATTGAGAATATTCCGCCTGGCACCTATCAAATGGTGGTGTGGCATCCGCAGTCAGGGCCGGGGGTTTCCCGCAGCATTACGATTGGCCCGGACGGCACCACCACGGAGCGAGTGGCGTTACCGGCTCCGAAAGGAAATCGTACGGCCTATAAGGTGATGGACAATCCTCGGTTCGGTCTCGAATCCCTTGGACATCCCGTGGAAATTGAGCCGTTGGTGGAGCATCAACACTAG
- a CDS encoding carboxypeptidase regulatory-like domain-containing protein: MRMAGLALCAALCAFSSPSWAYEEIVVTDGGSITGTVTMTGGKPTPKGYNLITFPDPVYCGRISTGTGWRILDEFSMTSGSGLKDVVVLLTDATKGKPFKFEPLTIEARDCRFLPFVTVVRDGSEVVVMNMDPVMHDIQAYETSQLGPRVLFNTPLPMNPHHKRFVTAESHEHLAGEPVKEAIHMTKGRRIFVMQCGFHAYMESWGMAVDNPYYVLTSDGGTFTLTDVPPGEYTLMAWHPALGTMLQKKVTVTEKGISTVDFAFEAPKGRRSVHEIEHNPHYGPESLGKLVDIRPTLERQVP, from the coding sequence ATGCGAATGGCCGGACTCGCGTTGTGTGCTGCGCTCTGTGCTTTCTCTTCCCCATCATGGGCTTATGAAGAAATTGTCGTCACGGATGGCGGCAGTATTACCGGGACGGTCACCATGACGGGGGGAAAACCGACCCCGAAGGGATATAACCTGATCACGTTTCCGGATCCGGTGTATTGCGGTCGCATTTCGACCGGGACGGGCTGGAGAATTCTTGACGAATTCTCAATGACTTCCGGGAGTGGATTGAAGGACGTGGTCGTCCTCCTCACGGACGCCACAAAGGGAAAGCCTTTCAAGTTCGAACCACTCACGATTGAAGCGCGCGATTGTCGATTTCTTCCATTCGTGACGGTCGTCAGAGACGGCTCCGAGGTCGTGGTGATGAACATGGACCCGGTGATGCACGACATTCAGGCCTACGAGACCTCTCAACTGGGACCACGTGTCCTGTTTAACACCCCGCTGCCCATGAATCCCCATCACAAACGGTTTGTCACGGCCGAAAGCCATGAGCATTTGGCCGGTGAACCCGTGAAGGAAGCGATTCACATGACCAAGGGCCGCCGGATCTTTGTGATGCAATGCGGGTTCCACGCGTATATGGAAAGTTGGGGCATGGCCGTCGATAATCCCTACTATGTCCTGACGAGCGATGGCGGCACGTTTACCCTCACCGATGTGCCTCCGGGGGAATACACCCTGATGGCCTGGCATCCGGCGTTGGGCACCATGTTGCAGAAGAAAGTCACGGTCACGGAGAAGGGAATCTCTACGGTCGACTTCGCATTCGAGGCGCCGAAAGGGCGGCGTAGCGTGCATGAAATCGAGCACAATCCCCACTACGGACCGGAATCTCTTGGGAAGCTGGTTGATATCCGCCCGACGCTGGAGAGGCAGGTGCCGTAG